From Electrophorus electricus isolate fEleEle1 chromosome 8, fEleEle1.pri, whole genome shotgun sequence, the proteins below share one genomic window:
- the col28a1a gene encoding collagen, type XXVIII, alpha 1a yields the protein MQCGILVCILLICTEGAKGQKKQRSRQKTDSPGILNEGKTLTCPVELFFLMDSSERTKALLFEKQCTLVQRFSAQLMRLQAPGWDLRLRLALLQYSSTVSLEHTFRQWQGVDIFQSLVASLAHIGHGTYSAYALSNATRVFAQETSGNSLRVALLFTEGMDHPRSPSALVAAAEAKNHDIRVFAISLLPATRESHTRLRSIASAPPEQHMFSFTDPLLEEKLFNELGAVVDSRCPPPKLCVCNKGEQGLPGNPGRAGNPGAVGPPGLKGARGEHGLNGHPGRKGLEGSPGVRGEKGGTGECGAPGMKGNQGTHGPPGPHGPPGEQGHIGAHGDLGSEGPSGSKGERGPAGATGPPGDAGLGLFGPKGDRGYQGRSGPNGPVGIGKPGLPGSPGHPGVQGNQGFPGEGLPGPKGDRGYEGPKGVCGPPGLGVQGEKGNTGAPGLPGSIGYPGAGTQGEKGDHGAPGPQGNSGTLGLGIEGSKGDQGFPGEQGPQGERGIGQPGTKGEPGPDGAPGIPGIPGEDGAVGPKGEMGSPGLQGPDGVPGKGTPGEKGDRGDRGTRGLPGAPGEVGPPGAKGEPGILGRLGIPGLPGQGLPGSKGDPGPRGPQGPVGDPGAGITGPMGDRGPPGPFGPQGIKGDGYPGPQGLPGLPGAEGDMGSEGIGIPGPKGDQGLPGASGPSGPSGTGLMGPKGATGQSGAPGLPGLPGEGIDGPKGEPGSQGSPGFRGAPGEGMPGEKGVRGLTGEHGRKGDQGDSGATGETGPAGTPGEKGDPGLSREDVIKIIREICGCGLKCRDSPLELIFVIDSSKDMGPENFEVVKDFVNALVDRVSVSQKATRIGVVLYSHISVVVASLHQVSDSTAVKAAVRKTAYLGEGTFTGSAIHSAMQMFQVARPGGRKVAVVVTNGLANRRDAVHLEEAATEAHAAGIEMFIIGAGSRSDPLHAEFRREMNLIASDPDEEHVYLIDDFMYLPALESQFLSRICELKDSVILTPDKNKHFALMPGPNIQTPDTSPDDSTIRTTVRKLPRPDGSADNAVDGDGKMSHLEESINGFHGLTVASSGSREHVGSPGTPVMAPHTPPDRPIDLASGSSSQILPPPSQPDQSEVAVGCRQQLDPGPCRHYQMKWYYDPGANACARFWYGGCQGNNNRFETYHSCKKTCVTSSF from the exons ATGCAGTGTGGTATACTGGTGTGTATCTTGCTGATCTGCACTGAGGGAGCCAAGGGCCAGAAGAAGCAAAGGAGCAGACAGAAGACAGATAGCCCTGGCATTCTAAACGAAGGAAAAA CTCTTACTTGCCCAGTGGAGCTGTTCTTCCTCATGGACAGTTCTGAGAGGACCAAGGCTCTGCTGTTTGAGAAGCAGTGCACTTTAGTGCAGCGTTTCAGTGCACAGCTGATGCGTCTGCAGGCGCCCGGCTGGGATCTGCGTCTGCGACTCGCTTTGCTGCAGTACAGCAGCACCGTCTCCCTGGAGCATACTTTCCGCCAGTGGCAGGGTGTGGACATCTTCCAGAGCCTCGTGGCCTCTCTGGCCCACATTGGGCATGGCACCTACTCGGCCTATGCTCTCTCCAATGCCACGCGTGTCTTTGCCCAGGAGACGTCGGGCAACAGCCTGAGGGTGGCGCTGCTGTTCACTGAAGGGATGGACCACCCACGTAGCCCAAGCGCACTGGTTGCTGCCGCCGAAGCCAAAAACCATGACATCCGAGTGTTTGCCATCAGCCTGCTGCCTGCGACACGGGAGAGTCACACCAGACTGAGGTCCATCGCCAGTGCCCCACCCGAGCAGCACATGTTTAGTTTCACGGACCCCCTGCTGGAGGAAAAGCTCTTTAATGAGCTG GGTGCGGTTGTTGATTCAAGG TGTCCACCACCAAAATTATGTGTCTGTAATAAAGGAGAGCAAGGTCTTCCAGGAAACCCA GGTAGAGCAGGCAACCCTGGGGCAGTGGGTCCTCCTGGATTAAAAGGAGCCAGA GGGGAGCACGGTTTGAATGGCCATCCTGGAAGAAAGGGTCTTGAG GGAAGCCCAGGAGTAAGAGGAGAAAAG GGGGGGACAGGAGAGTGTGGTGCCCCTGGGATGAAGGGAAATCAG GGAACCCATGGACCACCAGGACCTCATGGACCACCTGGAGAGCAG gGTCACATTGGAGCCCATGGAGACCTTGGATCAGAGGGCCCTTCTGGATCTAAG GGGGAGCGTGGACCAGCTGGAGCGACTGGACCTCCAGGAGATGCAGGACTTGGATTGTTTGGCCCAAAG GGAGACAGAGGATACCAAGGCAGATCTGGACCAAATGGCCCTGTAGGTATAGGAAAGCCAGGACTACCT GGCTCACCAGGTCACCCAGGTGTGCAAGGCAACCAAGGTTTTCCAGGTGAGGGTTTACCTGGACCCAAG GGGGACAGAGGTTATGAGGGCCCTAAGGGTGTATGTGGTCCTCCAGGGCTGGGTGTTCAGGGGGAGAAG GGAAACACAGGGGCTCCAGGCCTGCCAGGGTCGATAGGATATCCTGGGGCTGGGACACAGGGGGAAAAG GGTGACCACGGAGCACCTGGACCACAAGGGAATAGTGGAACTCTAGGGTTGGGCATCGAAGGATCAAAG GGGGATCAGGGCTTTCCTGGTGAACAGGGAccacaaggagagagagggattggACAGCCTGGCACAAAA GGTGAGCCAGGACCAGATGGCGCTCCAGGTATTCCTGGCATCCCAGGAGAGGATGGAGCTGTTGGGCCAAAG GGTGAGATGGGGTCACCTGGATTACAAGGTCCTGATGGTGTACCAGGAAAAGGAACTCCAGGAGAAAAG GGTGATCGAGGTGACCGTGGGACTCGGGGACTACCAGGAGCCCCTGGAGAAGTAGGGCCACCAGGGGCAAAG GGAGAACCTGGTATTCTCGGGAGGCTGGGGATTCCCGGTCTTCCAGGTCAGGGATTGCCTGGTTCAAAG GGTGACCCAGGACCCAGGGGTCCCCAAGGTCCTGTTGGAGATCCTGGAGCAGGGATCACAGGGCCAATG GGTGACAGAGGACCCCCTGGGCCGTTTGGACCACAAGGGATAAAGGGAGATGGCTATCCTGGGCctcag GGACTTCCAGGGTTGCCAGGAGCAGAAGGGGATATGGGGTCAGAAGGAATAGGCATACCTGGGCCTAAG GGTGACCAAGGTTTACCAGGGGCTTCTGGGCCATCTGGACCATCCGGAACAGGACTTATGGGACCAAAG GGAGCTACTGGTCAGTCAGGTGCTCCTGGGCTACCAGGCTTACCTGGGGAGGGAATTGATGGGCCTAAG GGGGAGCCTGGATCTCAAGGGTCACCAGGATTCAGAGGTGCACCAGGTGAAGGGATGCCCGGAGAAAAG GGTGTCAGAGGTCtgacaggtgaacatgggaGAAAAGGAGACCAAGGGGACTCTGGAGCCACTGGGGAAACAGGACCAGCG GGAACACCTGGAGAGAAAGGAGATCCTGGCCTTTCT AGAGAAGACGTGATCAAAATAATCAGGGAAATCTGCG GCTGTGGTCTAAAGTGCAGAGACAGTCCTCTTGAGCTGATCTTTGTGATTGACAGCTCAAAGGACATGGGCCCTGAGAACTTTGAGGTTGTAAAGGACTTTGTAAACGCACTGGTGGACCGCGTGTCTGTGAGCCAAAAGGCCACTCGCATAGGGGTGGTTCTGTATAGCCATATATCTGTGGTGGTCGCCAGCCTTCACCAGGTCTCCGACAGCACTGCTGTCAAAGCTGCCGTGCGGAAGACGGCGTACCTGGGGGAAGGCACCTTCACAGGCAGCGCCATCCACAGTGCCATGCAGATGTTTCAGGTCGCGCGGCCAGGTGGGAGAAAGGTGGCGGTGGTTGTGACCAATGGATTGGCAAACCGGCGGGACGCGGTGCATCTGGAAGAGGCTGCAACAGAGGCGCATGCAGCAGGGATAGAGATGTTCATTATTGGGGCAGGGAGCCGCAGTGACCCTCTGCATGCAGAGTTTCGACGTGAGATGAATTTGATAGCCTCTGACCCCGATGAGGAGCATGTCTACCTGATCGATGACTTCATGTATCTGCCAG cTTTGGAAAGTCAGTTCCTGAGTCGGATCTGTGAGCTTAAGGATAGTGTGATACTAACCCCAGACAAGAATAAACACTTCGCACTTATGCCTGGGCCCAACATACAGACACCAGACACATCCCCCGATGACAGTACCATTCGTACAACAGTTAGAAAG CTCCCAAGGCCTGATGGCAGTGCTGACAATGCAGTTGATGGGGATGGGAAGATGTCACATCTTGAGGAGTCAATTAATGGGTTCCACGGTCTCACAGTAGCCTCATCTGGGAGCAGGGAACATGTCGGGTCCCCTGGCACACCTGTGATGGCACCTCATACTCCCCCAGACCGGCCAATTGATTTGGCAAGTGGGTCTTCCTCACAGATTCTACCTCCGCCCTCCCAGCCTGATCAATCTGAAGTGG CTGTGGGCTGCAGGCAGCAGCTGGACCCCGGGCCATGCAGACACTACCAGATGAAGTGGTACTATGACCCAGGGGCCAACGCCTGTGCCCGGTTCTGGTATGGTGGCTGCCAAGGAAACAACAACCGCTTTGAAACATACCACAGCTGCAAGAAGACTTGTGTGACTTCATCATTTTAA
- the rpa3 gene encoding replication protein A 14 kDa subunit produces the protein MTGVFESPKTRVNASMLVQYANRPVCFIGRVEKVHPTGKAFTLSDGEGKTASVELKEPLEEELSGVVEVIGIVSNKGTIMAAAYNLFRDERAITFDLELYNEALKVIHDFPQYYPFEMSSSG, from the exons ATGACAGGCGTATTTGAGTCGCCAAAAACGAGAGTTAATGCATCTATGCTTGTTCAGTACGCCAACCGGCCAGTCTGTTTCATTGGACGGGTGGAAAAG GTTCACCCAACTGGAAAGGCGTTCACGTTGTCAGATGGAGAAGGAAAGACGGCATCAGTTGAACTTAAAGAGCCT TTGGAAGAAGAACTGAGTGGAGTTGTGGAAGTTATTGGCATCGTGTCAAACAAAGGAACGATTATGGCTGCAGCATACAACCTGTTCAGGGATGAAAGAGCAATCACCTTTG ATTTGGAGCTGTACAATGAAGCCCTGAAAGTCATTCACGATTTTCCTCAGTATTACCCTTTTGAAATGTCCTCTAGtggttaa
- the sdhaf3 gene encoding succinate dehydrogenase assembly factor 3, mitochondrial, with product MAIPAHVSKVRSLYKRILFLHRFMPIDLRALGDQYVKDEFRRHKSAPPETVKLFMKEWENYRDTLQAQVLEAAGTKSPMFGSKLSEQSLRDFQEEQIGQLYELMLEATKPNQQFHIQEDSLPK from the exons ATGGCTATTCCAGCTCATGTGTCCAAGGTGCGCTCATTATATAAGAGAATACTCTTTTTGCATCGATTTATGCCGATCGACTTGAGAGCGCTCGGTGATCAGTACGTGAAAGATGAATTTCGAAGACACAAATCTGCACCTCCGGAAACAGTCAAACTCTTCATGAAGGAATGGGAG AACTACAGGGATACCCTGCAGGCTCAGGTGCTGGAGGCAGCAGGAACCAAGAGTCCCATGTTTGGGAGTAAGCTGTCCGAACAGAGTCTCAGAGATTTTCAAGAGGAACAGATCGGGCAGCTGTACGAGCTAATGCTGGAGGCTACCAAACCTAACCAGCAGTTCCATATCCAGGAAGACAGCCTGCCTAAATGA